CGCACCTGGAGGTGTGCATCGGGACGGGTTCCACCGTAAACGATCAGACGGGTCTTCACCCACAGGAAGAAATCCTTGCCGTAGTTCACGGAATCCTTGGAGACTTCGATGTTGTTCGACTGGAGAGCCGCGCTCGAAAGGGCGCCAGAGAACATCGATTCCGAAGAGCTTCCGAAGTTTCCGCCGAGGCTCTTAAGCCAGGATTCAGCGGTCTGGCTAGAGAAACCAGAGCTCATGAAGTTGCCGAGCGTATTGCCACCGAGAGAAGCCTTTGCAAAGGCGTCGTTTTCGGCAGGAGCAGCGGCAGACTTGTCAAAAGTCATCACCGGAGTAGATTCCACGATCGGCTTGAAATTCTTGCCGGACACAGCGCCGAGAACTGCCACGCAGGACTTGCCGGCGGTATTTTCGACATACCAGCTACGGGCATTGGCAGGCACTTCGATGTCACGGAACTTGCGTTTCTTGCTGCGCTGCACCGTAAGGTCATCGGCGATATCGAACAAGCGCAGAACGATTTTCCCCTTACCCTTCTTCGCTTCGTTAATGCGGTTTTCAGACACTTCCCAGAAAGCGTGCATCCAGTTCGGATCCTTCTGCATAAGCACCAGGTACTCGGCATCAAAGGACTGAGCCATCTTGGCGACTTCCTTTTCGGAAGCCTTTGTTGCGACAGAAGCCTTGGCTTGCTTTGCGGCAACAGCCTTTTCCTGAACCTTTTCGCTAGCCTTTGCAGCAGTTGCCTTCGAGGCGGTTTTCTTTCCGGTCACCTTCTTGACTTCATCCGAGATTTTAGACACCTTCGTAGCGGCAGCCTTCTTAACTTTCGCGACAGCCTTCACCGCCTTTTCTTCGGCATCCTTCATGGTCTTAAGAGTTGCAGACTTTGTAGCAGCCTTTTTCTCGGCCACCTTTGCCACCTTTTCCTTGGCAGCAGTTTCCGTTGCAGTCTTAGCCTTCTTGACCTTGTCCGCGGTCTTTTCGGCCAAACCCTTTACCGCAGCCTTGATCTTGGATTTTGCATCTGTTTCTTTTTTTATAGCCATACTAGGCCTCCTTCAAAAAAATCTACCTGCGTTCCTGACCCCAAGAGGCAATGCCCGTAAGCCCAATCCTAAAGGCTAGGAACATTTCTTCCCACTGGTTTTCATCGGCAAAACGCTTACCGCCCTGAACGGCGATATCCAAAGTCGTCCCCTTGCGTCCGAGAGGGAATCCTCCACCCAGGGAACCGCCCACTTCAAAAACATCCTTAACGTACCAGCTGCGATACCATGCCCCAGCACGGTAGTTGATACGTTTCAAGTAAGGTTCATAGAACAGGGGCGAACCATCGCACTGGTAACCAAGCGATACCATATAATCCTTTTGGGTCTCGGTCACTTCCGGCACATTCCAGCTGCCCGCGATATTTTGAATATCCTTGTCCCACACGCGCCAGGTCAGATCGAGCATCAGGTTATGGCGTTTCGCCAAACGGTAGTTGATACCGGTCGCAAGCATTGCAGGAACATCGATTTCACGATCCTTATCCGTTGCCGCCAACGTATCAAGTTCGCTAAACCTCAGGTCGTAATCCAGCTTATTGAGCAAGGTGTAACCAGTCGTATAGGAAAGGAAATACGACACTTCCTTACCACGGTACTGGAGTGCACCCGTATAGTAGGCCGGATGATTCTTGATTTCCCAGGTGCCATCGACATAGTCCGAAACCACATAGCTTCCGGCGCCCCAAGCATCGTCCTTATCCAAATCCGA
The DNA window shown above is from uncultured Fibrobacter sp. and carries:
- a CDS encoding DUF4912 domain-containing protein; protein product: MAIKKETDAKSKIKAAVKGLAEKTADKVKKAKTATETAAKEKVAKVAEKKAATKSATLKTMKDAEEKAVKAVAKVKKAAATKVSKISDEVKKVTGKKTASKATAAKASEKVQEKAVAAKQAKASVATKASEKEVAKMAQSFDAEYLVLMQKDPNWMHAFWEVSENRINEAKKGKGKIVLRLFDIADDLTVQRSKKRKFRDIEVPANARSWYVENTAGKSCVAVLGAVSGKNFKPIVESTPVMTFDKSAAAPAENDAFAKASLGGNTLGNFMSSGFSSQTAESWLKSLGGNFGSSSESMFSGALSSAALQSNNIEVSKDSVNYGKDFFLWVKTRLIVYGGTRPDAHLQVRGEPFPLNPDGTFSFEEDLPDCTKIIPVFATDKDGDFPTTIVPIVVKRTE